Proteins from a single region of Streptomyces glaucescens:
- a CDS encoding SpoIIE family protein phosphatase, whose protein sequence is MSPEYPFDEAATARAVIDDAGTVTQWNEGARRLLGWTADEVVGRPAARLLAGPAPEVSGPSCHGTVTLRHRDGRTVAVWLLAHHRPPADGGPADWLVVTPLEPAPRSPDDPLNAASLVQSPCAIAVYDEHLRLHTLNDAMARVIGVPPERVQGLRISELGGKPQNEELERHLLQVLGTGQAQDVQTYLRSGGEDRAHAWLARMAPVTDTEGRVRGVCLAAHDITENHRARQRLHLVNEASVRIGSTLDVTRTAQELADVCVPVLADFVSVDLLEPPETGAPPSAGISAPVSLRRVAHQSVNPGCPEAMVSPGDVEAHPAASPQADSLLAGRTIVASLGDGTLERWLERDAVRRERYRQYGFHSTLSVPIRARGTTLGVAVLSRSRRPEPFSADDILLAEEITARAAVCVDNARRYSRERETALALQRSLLPRTLPRTAALEASSRYLPAARAGVGGDWFDVIPLSGMRVAMVVGDVVGHGIPASATMGRLRTAVRTLADIDLAPDELLTHLDDLVVRLSEESGGEGSPGEVGATCLYAVYDPVSRRCTLARAGHPAPIVVPPGEAPRELDVPAGPPLGLGGLPFEATELYLHEGTVLSFFTNGLVDTPGRDEGAGRRRLLDALAAGAAAKAPGSADPGSLDETCDRILHSVLPPGGSSDDVALLVARTHGLPASQVATWDIPADPALVAPIRKQVLEQLSTWGLTEASFTTELVVSELVTNAIRYGAHPIRLRLIHDADTLICEVSDTSHTAPHLRRAKTWDEGGRGLLLVAQLTQRWGSRHTPEGKTIWAELALFEEE, encoded by the coding sequence ATGAGCCCGGAGTATCCGTTCGACGAGGCCGCGACGGCCCGGGCTGTCATCGACGACGCCGGCACGGTGACCCAGTGGAACGAGGGCGCCCGGCGGCTGCTCGGCTGGACGGCCGACGAGGTCGTGGGGCGGCCCGCCGCCCGGCTGCTGGCCGGTCCGGCCCCCGAGGTGAGCGGCCCCAGCTGCCACGGCACGGTGACCCTGCGCCACCGGGACGGCCGGACCGTGGCCGTGTGGCTGCTCGCCCACCACCGCCCTCCCGCCGACGGCGGCCCCGCCGACTGGCTCGTCGTCACCCCGCTGGAGCCCGCCCCCCGCTCCCCCGACGACCCGCTGAACGCTGCGTCGCTCGTCCAGTCCCCCTGCGCCATCGCCGTCTACGACGAGCACCTGCGGCTGCACACGCTCAACGACGCCATGGCCCGGGTGATCGGCGTCCCCCCGGAGCGCGTCCAGGGCCTGCGGATCTCCGAGCTGGGCGGGAAACCGCAGAACGAGGAGCTGGAGCGGCACCTGCTGCAGGTGCTCGGCACCGGGCAGGCGCAGGACGTGCAGACCTACCTGCGCAGCGGCGGCGAGGACCGGGCGCACGCCTGGCTGGCCCGGATGGCACCCGTCACCGACACCGAGGGGCGGGTGCGGGGCGTGTGCCTGGCCGCCCACGACATCACCGAGAACCACCGGGCCCGGCAGCGGCTGCACCTGGTGAACGAGGCCAGCGTGCGCATCGGCAGCACCCTGGACGTCACCCGTACGGCCCAGGAGCTGGCCGACGTCTGTGTCCCCGTGCTCGCCGACTTCGTCAGCGTCGACCTGCTGGAGCCCCCGGAGACCGGCGCACCGCCGTCGGCCGGCATCTCCGCGCCGGTGTCGCTGCGCCGGGTCGCGCACCAGTCGGTGAATCCGGGCTGCCCGGAGGCGATGGTCAGCCCCGGGGACGTGGAGGCGCACCCCGCCGCGTCCCCCCAGGCGGACTCGCTGCTGGCGGGCCGGACCATCGTGGCGTCCCTCGGCGACGGCACCCTGGAGCGCTGGCTGGAGCGGGACGCGGTCCGCCGCGAACGCTACCGGCAGTACGGATTCCACTCCACGCTCTCCGTGCCCATCCGGGCCCGCGGCACCACCCTGGGTGTCGCCGTGCTCAGCCGCTCCCGGCGGCCCGAGCCCTTCTCCGCGGACGACATCCTGCTGGCCGAGGAGATCACGGCCCGCGCCGCGGTCTGCGTCGACAACGCCCGCCGGTACTCCCGCGAGCGCGAGACCGCCCTCGCCCTGCAGCGCAGTCTGCTGCCCCGCACCCTGCCGAGGACGGCCGCCCTCGAGGCGTCCTCGCGCTATCTCCCCGCTGCCCGGGCCGGGGTCGGCGGCGACTGGTTCGACGTGATCCCGCTGTCCGGCATGCGGGTCGCCATGGTCGTCGGGGACGTCGTCGGGCACGGCATCCCGGCGTCGGCCACCATGGGCCGGCTGCGCACCGCGGTGCGCACCCTCGCCGACATCGACCTCGCGCCCGACGAGCTCCTCACCCACCTGGACGATCTGGTGGTCCGGCTGTCGGAGGAGTCCGGCGGTGAGGGCAGTCCGGGTGAGGTCGGGGCGACCTGCCTGTACGCGGTCTACGACCCGGTGTCGCGGCGCTGCACCCTCGCCCGGGCCGGGCATCCCGCGCCGATCGTGGTGCCGCCCGGCGAAGCGCCCCGGGAGCTCGACGTGCCCGCCGGTCCGCCGCTGGGCCTGGGCGGGCTGCCGTTCGAGGCGACCGAGCTGTATCTGCACGAGGGCACCGTGCTGTCGTTCTTCACCAACGGCCTGGTCGACACCCCGGGGCGGGACGAGGGGGCCGGGCGGCGGCGGCTGCTGGACGCGCTGGCCGCGGGCGCCGCAGCGAAGGCTCCCGGCTCGGCGGACCCCGGCTCCCTGGACGAGACCTGCGACCGGATCCTGCACTCCGTGCTGCCGCCCGGCGGCTCCAGCGACGACGTGGCGCTGCTGGTCGCCCGTACCCACGGGCTGCCCGCCTCCCAGGTCGCCACCTGGGACATCCCCGCCGATCCGGCTCTGGTCGCGCCGATCCGCAAGCAGGTGCTCGAACAGCTCAGCACCTGGGGGCTGACCGAGGCGTCCTTCACCACCGAGCTGGTGGTGAGCGAGCTGGTCACCAACGCCATCCGGTACGGCGCGCACCCGATCCGGCTCCGGCTGATCCACGACGCGGACACGCTGATCTGCGAGGTCTCCGACACCAGCCACACCGCCCCGCACCTGCGCCGCGCCAAGACCTGGGACGAGGGCGGCCGGGGGCTGCTGCTGGTCGCGCAGCTCACCCAGCGCTGGGGCAGCCGGCACACCCCCGAGGGCAAGACGATCTGGGCCGAACTGGCCCTGTTCGAGGAGGAGTAG
- a CDS encoding DUF4232 domain-containing protein — protein MDGPSAPSPSPSRPPSPPSRRPPSCRAALAAALSAWGLLTACDPGSAADPAASAVPPPSAARTSVVSVPPAATTSVAVSAPPAGAPSSATATSGAPSPSPRGARCRTAELRASVGREDPGAGQVNHPVVLTNVSARTCTVQGYPGAAFVDDSGRQLGPDPRRGPESPARVVLAPGGSAWAGLSYARPEISGARTAVPAALLVTPPDERRPLRVPWTAGGVPVAGNESVVTLTALRPGSGT, from the coding sequence ATGGATGGTCCGTCCGCACCCTCGCCCTCGCCCTCACGTCCGCCCTCGCCTCCGTCACGGCGTCCGCCCTCGTGCCGGGCGGCGCTCGCCGCCGCGCTGTCCGCGTGGGGGCTGCTGACCGCGTGCGACCCCGGTTCCGCGGCGGACCCGGCGGCGTCCGCGGTGCCGCCGCCGTCCGCCGCGCGGACCTCGGTGGTGTCGGTGCCGCCCGCGGCAACGACCTCCGTCGCCGTCTCGGCGCCCCCGGCCGGGGCGCCCTCCTCCGCCACCGCGACGTCCGGCGCGCCGTCCCCCTCCCCCCGCGGCGCCCGCTGCCGCACCGCCGAGCTGCGTGCGTCCGTGGGCCGCGAGGACCCGGGGGCCGGCCAGGTGAACCACCCGGTCGTCCTGACCAATGTCTCCGCCCGCACCTGCACCGTCCAGGGCTACCCGGGCGCCGCCTTCGTGGACGACTCCGGACGGCAGCTCGGACCCGACCCGCGGCGCGGGCCCGAGTCGCCCGCGCGGGTCGTGCTGGCGCCGGGCGGCAGCGCGTGGGCCGGGTTGTCGTACGCCAGGCCCGAGATCAGCGGGGCGCGCACGGCCGTGCCCGCGGCGCTCCTGGTCACGCCGCCGGACGAGCGGCGGCCGCTGCGGGTGCCGTGGACGGCGGGCGGGGTGCCGGTGGCCGGCAACGAGTCGGTGGTGACCCTGACGGCGCTGCGGCCGGGATCCGGCACCTGA
- a CDS encoding nuclear transport factor 2 family protein, which produces MTARPPLPPFTRESAARKVQAAEDAWNTRDPHRVALAYSEDSVWRNRDTFLTGRAEIIGFLTAKWAREEEYALRKDLWAFDGNRIAVRFQYESRDAGGRWWRSYGNELWEFDGRGLMTRREASIDDVRIEERERRIHGPRPEAERGRTIPLR; this is translated from the coding sequence ATGACCGCCCGCCCGCCCCTGCCCCCCTTCACCCGCGAGAGCGCCGCCCGGAAGGTGCAGGCCGCCGAGGACGCCTGGAACACCCGCGACCCCCATCGGGTCGCCCTCGCCTACTCCGAGGACTCGGTGTGGCGCAACCGCGACACCTTCCTCACGGGCCGCGCCGAGATCATCGGCTTCCTGACCGCGAAGTGGGCCCGCGAGGAGGAGTACGCCCTGCGCAAGGACCTGTGGGCCTTCGACGGCAACCGCATCGCGGTCCGCTTCCAGTACGAGTCACGCGACGCCGGCGGCCGGTGGTGGCGGTCGTACGGCAACGAACTGTGGGAGTTCGACGGACGCGGGCTCATGACCCGGCGCGAGGCCAGCATCGACGACGTGCGCATCGAGGAGCGGGAGCGGCGCATCCACGGCCCGCGCCCGGAGGCCGAACGCGGCCGGACCATCCCGCTCCGGTAG
- a CDS encoding HAMP domain-containing protein, producing the protein MTSSTGEVAETVPGDQELRMLLAGLTAVRDGDFGTRLPEDADGLMGDIATVFNGMVDQLSVFTSEVTRVAREVGTEGTLGGQAEVPGVSGTWADLTDSVNAMAGNLTTQVRDIAQVATAVAKGDLSQKIDVPARGEILELKETVNTMVDQLSAFADEVTRVAREVGSEGRLGGQAKVPGVAGVWRDLTDSVNLMAGNLTSQVRNVAQVTTAVAKGDLSQKITVDARGEILELKNTINTMVDQLSAFADEVTRVAREVGTEGRLGGQADVKGVKGTWRDLTDSVNFMAGNLTSQVRNVAQVATAVAKGDLSQKITVDARGEILELKNTINTMVDQLSAFADEATRVAREVGTEGRLGGQAHVRGVSGTWKDLTDNVNVMASNLTSQVRSIAQVATAVARGDLSQKITVEAKGEVAALADAINTMVDTLSAFADEVTRVAREVGTEGRLGGQAQVPNVAGTWKDLTDNVNSMANNLTGQVRNIALVTTAVARGDLSKKIDVDARGEILELKTTINTMVDQLSAFADEVTRVAREVGTEGRLGGQAEVEGVSGTWKRLTENVNELAGNLTRQVRAIAEVASAVAEGDLTRSITVEASGEVAELKDNINSMVESLRETTLANQEQDWLKTNLARIAGLMQGHRDLPVVAELIMDELVPLVSAQYGAFYLAEDGERGPELRLVGSYGRPEDDARPERIPFGRSLVGQAARSRRTIAVDQLPPDYVTISSGLGQTVPTTLLLLPILFEDHVLGVIELASVTRFTPIHQDLLEQLRETIGVNVNTILANARTDELLGESQRLTAELQVRSAELQAQQEELQRSNAELEEKASLLAAQNRDIEAKNLQIEQARQELEARAQQLALASKYKSEFLANMSHELRTPLNSLLILAQLLAQNPSRNLTQKQVEYAGIIHSAGSDLLQLINDILDLSKVEAGKMDVAPERVSLRQLIEYVEATFQPMTTQKGLEFKVITAPGAPSDLVTDDSRLRQVLRNLLSNAVKFTEQGGVELVVKPAAPEEVPGGVLKGGPVVAFSVKDTGIGIQEQQLEAIFGAFHQADGTTSRKYGGTGLGLSITREIAHLLGGAVTVDSTPGRGSTFTLFLPVTRPDFEQIADRAPERPEILPAAEDGLDVPVAPRPRAAAGRRRRLLVVEERPRGLLTLVAESVVADVARHNPDEAVPRPVVDLITAVGAQEAAGSLAAEPCHCVVLDLDMPDGEAARFLEALRGDSALADVPVLVHSSHHTDTAAQVLRPHAHDGALEVLSSLDELRERIALHLSAEEPGDVLSLVRGEERQEVPQAVVDDSFAGRTVLVVDDDARNLFALSGILELHGFRVLHAEDGRKGIETLLAHPEIDLILMDVMMPEMDGYTATAEIRRMPQFAELPIIAVTAKAMPGDREKSLASGASDYVTKPVDTQDLITCVRRWLSR; encoded by the coding sequence ATGACCAGCAGCACGGGCGAGGTCGCGGAGACCGTGCCGGGCGACCAGGAACTCAGAATGCTCCTGGCCGGCCTGACGGCCGTCCGGGACGGTGACTTCGGCACCCGCCTGCCCGAGGACGCCGACGGGCTCATGGGCGACATCGCCACCGTCTTCAACGGCATGGTCGACCAGCTGTCCGTCTTCACCTCCGAGGTGACCCGGGTGGCCCGTGAGGTGGGCACCGAGGGCACCCTGGGAGGCCAGGCGGAGGTGCCGGGCGTCTCCGGCACCTGGGCCGACCTGACCGACTCCGTCAACGCCATGGCGGGCAACCTGACCACTCAGGTCCGCGACATCGCCCAGGTGGCGACGGCCGTGGCCAAGGGCGACCTGTCGCAGAAGATCGACGTGCCCGCGCGCGGCGAGATCCTGGAGCTGAAGGAGACCGTCAACACGATGGTCGACCAGCTCTCCGCGTTCGCCGACGAGGTGACGCGGGTGGCCCGTGAGGTCGGCAGCGAGGGCCGCCTCGGCGGCCAGGCCAAGGTGCCCGGCGTGGCGGGCGTCTGGCGCGACCTGACCGACTCGGTCAACCTGATGGCGGGCAACCTGACCTCGCAGGTCCGCAACGTCGCCCAGGTGACGACGGCCGTGGCCAAGGGCGATCTCTCGCAGAAGATCACCGTGGACGCCCGGGGCGAGATCCTGGAGCTGAAGAACACCATCAACACGATGGTCGACCAGCTCTCCGCGTTCGCCGACGAGGTGACGCGGGTGGCCCGTGAGGTCGGCACCGAGGGCCGCCTCGGCGGCCAGGCGGACGTCAAGGGCGTCAAGGGCACCTGGCGCGACCTGACCGACTCGGTGAACTTCATGGCGGGCAACCTGACCTCGCAGGTCCGCAACGTCGCCCAGGTCGCCACCGCGGTCGCCAAGGGCGATCTCTCGCAGAAGATCACCGTGGACGCCCGGGGCGAGATCCTGGAGCTGAAGAACACCATCAACACGATGGTCGACCAGCTCTCCGCGTTCGCCGACGAGGCGACCCGGGTGGCCCGCGAGGTCGGCACCGAGGGCCGCCTCGGCGGCCAGGCCCACGTGCGCGGAGTCTCCGGCACCTGGAAGGACCTCACCGACAACGTCAACGTGATGGCGTCGAACCTGACCAGCCAGGTCCGCTCCATCGCGCAGGTCGCCACCGCCGTCGCCCGCGGCGACCTGTCGCAGAAGATCACCGTCGAGGCCAAGGGCGAGGTCGCCGCCCTCGCGGACGCCATCAACACGATGGTGGACACCCTCTCCGCCTTCGCGGACGAGGTCACCCGGGTGGCCCGCGAGGTCGGCACCGAGGGCCGCCTCGGCGGCCAGGCCCAGGTGCCGAACGTGGCCGGCACGTGGAAGGACCTCACCGACAACGTCAACTCCATGGCCAACAACCTCACCGGCCAGGTGCGCAACATCGCCCTGGTCACGACGGCGGTGGCCCGGGGTGACCTGTCGAAGAAGATCGACGTGGACGCCCGCGGCGAGATCCTCGAACTGAAGACGACCATCAACACGATGGTCGACCAGCTCTCCGCGTTCGCCGACGAGGTCACCCGCGTCGCCCGCGAGGTCGGCACCGAGGGGCGCCTCGGCGGCCAGGCCGAGGTGGAGGGCGTCTCGGGCACCTGGAAGCGGCTGACCGAGAACGTCAACGAGCTGGCCGGGAACCTGACCCGGCAGGTGCGCGCCATCGCCGAGGTGGCCAGCGCCGTCGCCGAGGGCGACCTGACCCGGTCCATCACCGTGGAGGCGTCCGGCGAGGTCGCCGAGCTCAAGGACAACATCAACTCCATGGTGGAGTCCCTGCGCGAGACCACCCTCGCCAACCAGGAACAGGACTGGCTCAAGACCAACCTCGCGCGGATCGCCGGCCTCATGCAGGGCCACCGCGACCTGCCCGTCGTGGCCGAACTCATCATGGACGAGCTGGTGCCGCTGGTCTCGGCCCAGTACGGCGCGTTCTACCTCGCCGAGGACGGCGAGCGCGGCCCCGAGCTGCGGCTCGTCGGCTCCTACGGCCGCCCCGAGGACGACGCGCGCCCCGAGCGCATCCCGTTCGGCCGCTCCCTGGTCGGCCAGGCGGCCCGCAGCCGCCGCACCATCGCCGTCGACCAGCTGCCGCCCGACTACGTGACCATCTCCTCCGGGCTCGGCCAGACCGTGCCGACCACTCTCCTCCTGCTGCCGATCCTCTTCGAGGACCACGTCCTCGGCGTGATCGAGCTGGCGTCCGTGACCCGCTTCACCCCGATCCACCAGGACCTGCTGGAGCAGCTCCGGGAGACGATCGGCGTCAACGTCAACACCATCCTGGCCAACGCCCGCACCGACGAACTGCTCGGCGAGTCGCAGCGCCTGACGGCCGAGCTCCAGGTCCGGTCGGCCGAACTCCAGGCCCAGCAGGAGGAATTGCAGCGCTCCAACGCCGAACTGGAGGAGAAGGCCTCGCTGCTCGCCGCGCAGAACCGCGACATCGAGGCGAAGAACCTCCAGATCGAGCAGGCCCGGCAGGAACTGGAGGCGCGCGCCCAGCAGCTGGCGCTGGCCTCGAAGTACAAGTCGGAGTTCCTGGCCAACATGAGCCACGAGCTGCGCACCCCGCTCAACAGCCTGCTCATCCTCGCCCAGCTCCTCGCCCAGAACCCCTCGCGCAACCTCACCCAGAAGCAGGTGGAGTACGCGGGCATCATCCACTCCGCGGGCTCCGACCTGCTCCAGCTCATCAACGACATCCTCGACCTGTCCAAGGTCGAGGCCGGAAAGATGGACGTGGCCCCCGAGCGGGTGTCACTGCGCCAGCTCATCGAGTACGTCGAGGCCACCTTCCAGCCGATGACGACCCAGAAGGGCCTGGAGTTCAAGGTGATCACCGCGCCCGGCGCGCCGAGCGACCTGGTCACCGACGACTCCCGGCTGCGCCAGGTGCTGCGCAACCTCCTGTCGAACGCGGTGAAGTTCACCGAGCAGGGCGGCGTCGAACTCGTCGTCAAGCCCGCCGCGCCGGAGGAGGTGCCCGGCGGGGTCCTCAAGGGCGGCCCCGTCGTCGCGTTCAGCGTGAAGGACACCGGCATCGGCATCCAGGAGCAGCAGCTGGAGGCCATCTTCGGCGCCTTCCACCAGGCGGACGGCACCACCAGCCGCAAGTACGGCGGCACGGGCCTCGGGCTGTCCATCACCCGGGAGATCGCCCACCTGCTCGGCGGTGCCGTGACCGTGGACAGCACGCCCGGCCGGGGCAGCACCTTCACGCTGTTCCTCCCGGTGACCCGGCCCGACTTCGAGCAGATCGCCGACCGGGCGCCGGAGCGGCCGGAGATCCTGCCCGCCGCGGAGGACGGCCTCGACGTGCCCGTCGCCCCCCGGCCGCGCGCGGCCGCGGGACGCCGGCGCCGGCTGCTCGTCGTGGAGGAGCGGCCGCGCGGCCTGCTCACCCTCGTCGCCGAGAGCGTCGTCGCGGACGTCGCCCGGCACAACCCGGACGAGGCCGTGCCGCGGCCCGTGGTGGACCTGATCACCGCCGTCGGCGCCCAGGAAGCGGCCGGCTCGCTGGCCGCGGAGCCGTGCCACTGCGTCGTGCTCGACCTCGACATGCCCGACGGCGAGGCCGCGCGGTTCCTGGAGGCCCTGCGGGGTGACTCGGCGCTGGCCGACGTCCCCGTCCTGGTGCACAGCAGCCACCACACCGACACGGCCGCCCAGGTGCTGCGCCCGCACGCGCACGACGGGGCACTGGAGGTCCTCTCCAGCCTCGACGAGCTGCGCGAGCGCATCGCGCTGCACCTGTCGGCCGAGGAGCCGGGCGACGTGCTGTCCCTGGTGCGGGGCGAGGAGCGGCAGGAGGTTCCGCAGGCCGTCGTCGACGACTCCTTCGCCGGACGGACCGTGCTCGTCGTCGACGACGACGCGCGCAACCTCTTCGCGCTCAGCGGGATCCTCGAACTGCACGGGTTCCGGGTGCTGCACGCGGAGGACGGCCGCAAGGGCATCGAGACGCTCCTCGCCCACCCGGAGATCGACCTGATCCTGATGGACGTCATGATGCCGGAGATGGACGGGTACACCGCCACGGCGGAGATCCGCAGAATGCCGCAGTTCGCCGAGCTGCCCATCATCGCCGTCACCGCCAAGGCGATGCCGGGCGACCGGGAGAAGTCCCTGGCGTCGGGGGCGAGCGACTACGTCACCAAGCCCGTCGACACCCAGGACCTGATCACCTGCGTCCGGCGCTGGCTGTCCCGGTGA
- a CDS encoding aldo/keto reductase, whose amino-acid sequence MQYVKLGSTGLDVSRVCLGCMTYGLPDRGVHEWTLDEEASRPLLRQAVEAGITFFDTANVYSDGTSEEIVGRALRDFARRDEIVLATKVHGRMRPGPNGAGLSRKAIMTEIDHSLRRLGTDYVDLYQIHRFDPHTPVEETMEALHDLVKAGKVRYLGASSMYAWQFSKMQYTAERHGWTTFVSMQNHYNLLYREEEREMLPLCADQGVGVLPWSPLARGRLTRDWGTVTDRSSRDDFGSTLYQEGDHAIVDAVTRIAADRGVPRARVALAWLLHQDTVAAPVVGAARPHHIEDAVAAVGLELTGQEIEELERPYTPHPVAGH is encoded by the coding sequence ATGCAGTATGTGAAGCTCGGTTCGACAGGTCTGGACGTCTCCCGGGTCTGCCTGGGCTGCATGACGTACGGCCTTCCCGACCGCGGCGTGCACGAGTGGACGCTCGACGAGGAGGCCTCCCGGCCGCTCCTCCGGCAGGCCGTGGAAGCCGGTATCACCTTCTTCGACACCGCGAACGTGTACTCCGACGGCACCAGCGAGGAGATCGTCGGCCGGGCGCTGCGCGACTTCGCCCGCCGCGACGAGATCGTGCTGGCCACGAAGGTGCACGGCCGGATGCGGCCCGGCCCGAACGGCGCGGGCCTGTCCCGCAAGGCCATCATGACCGAGATCGACCACAGCCTGCGCCGCCTCGGCACCGACTACGTGGACCTCTACCAGATCCACCGCTTCGACCCCCACACCCCGGTCGAGGAGACGATGGAGGCCCTGCACGACCTGGTGAAGGCGGGCAAGGTCCGCTACCTCGGAGCGAGTTCGATGTACGCCTGGCAGTTCTCCAAGATGCAGTACACCGCCGAGCGGCACGGCTGGACGACATTCGTGTCCATGCAGAACCACTACAACCTCCTGTACCGCGAGGAGGAGCGCGAGATGCTGCCGCTCTGCGCGGACCAGGGCGTCGGCGTACTGCCGTGGAGCCCACTCGCCCGCGGCCGGCTCACCCGCGACTGGGGCACCGTCACCGACCGCAGCTCCCGCGACGACTTCGGCAGCACCCTCTACCAGGAGGGCGACCACGCCATCGTCGACGCCGTCACCCGGATCGCCGCCGACCGCGGCGTCCCGCGCGCCCGGGTGGCCCTCGCCTGGCTGCTGCACCAGGACACCGTGGCCGCCCCGGTCGTCGGCGCCGCCAGACCGCACCACATCGAGGACGCGGTGGCCGCGGTCGGACTGGAGCTGACCGGCCAGGAGATCGAGGAGCTGGAGCGCCCCTACACCCCGCACCCGGTCGCCGGGCACTGA